From a region of the Acomys russatus chromosome 4, mAcoRus1.1, whole genome shotgun sequence genome:
- the Commd7 gene encoding COMM domain-containing protein 7 isoform X1 yields the protein MGRLHCTQDPVPEAVRGDMQQLNQLGVQVECFLARLSEFATTHQISLGPLKGIMKSLLLVPNGALKKGLTAEQVRTDLLALGLSEEKATYFSEKWKQNAPALAQWAIGQTLMINQLIDMEWRFGVTSGSSELEKVGSIFLQLKLVIKKGKQTENLYIELTLPQFYSFLHEMERVRASMECLS from the exons ATGGGCCGCTTGCACTGTACGCAGGACCCGGTGCCCGAGGCCGTTCGCGGCGACATGCAGCAGCTGAACCAGCTGGGCGTGCAG GTGGAGTGCTTTCTGGCTCGGCTATCTGAATTTGCTACCACCCATCAGATCAGTCTCGGCCCACTCAAAGGCATCATGAAAAGCCTCCTTCTGGTTCCAAATG GTGCATTGAAGAAGGGCCTCACTGCAGAGCAAGTACGCACTGATCTCCTGGCTCTAG GTCTTAGTGAGGAGAAAGCCACTTACTTTTCTGAAAAG TGGAAGCAGAACGCCCCAGCCCTTGCACAGTGGGCCATAGGTCAGACCCTGATGATTAACCAGCTGATTGATATGGAGTGGAGGTTTGGAG tgacaTCTGGAAGCAGTGAATTAGAGAAAGTGGGAAGCATATTTTTACAG ttAAAGTTGGTgattaagaaaggaaaacaaactgaaaatttgTATATAG AATTAACCTTGCCTCAGTTCTACAGCTTCCTGCATGAGATGGAGCGAGTCCGAGCCAGCATGGAGTGCCTCAGTTGA
- the Commd7 gene encoding COMM domain-containing protein 7 isoform X2: MGRLHCTQDPVPEAVRGDMQQLNQLGVQQFSALTEVLFHFLTEPKEVECFLARLSEFATTHQISLGPLKGIMKSLLLVPNGALKKGLTAEQVRTDLLALGLSEEKATYFSEKWKQNAPALAQWAIGQTLMINQLIDMEWRFGVTSGSSELEKVGSIFLQLKLVIKKGKQTENLYIELTLPQFYSFLHEMERVRASMECLS, from the exons ATGGGCCGCTTGCACTGTACGCAGGACCCGGTGCCCGAGGCCGTTCGCGGCGACATGCAGCAGCTGAACCAGCTGGGCGTGCAG CAGTTCTCAGCCCTGACAGAAGTGCTTTTCCATTTCCTAACCGAGCCCAAAGAG GTGGAGTGCTTTCTGGCTCGGCTATCTGAATTTGCTACCACCCATCAGATCAGTCTCGGCCCACTCAAAGGCATCATGAAAAGCCTCCTTCTGGTTCCAAATG GTGCATTGAAGAAGGGCCTCACTGCAGAGCAAGTACGCACTGATCTCCTGGCTCTAG GTCTTAGTGAGGAGAAAGCCACTTACTTTTCTGAAAAG TGGAAGCAGAACGCCCCAGCCCTTGCACAGTGGGCCATAGGTCAGACCCTGATGATTAACCAGCTGATTGATATGGAGTGGAGGTTTGGAG tgacaTCTGGAAGCAGTGAATTAGAGAAAGTGGGAAGCATATTTTTACAG ttAAAGTTGGTgattaagaaaggaaaacaaactgaaaatttgTATATAG AATTAACCTTGCCTCAGTTCTACAGCTTCCTGCATGAGATGGAGCGAGTCCGAGCCAGCATGGAGTGCCTCAGTTGA